The Coregonus clupeaformis isolate EN_2021a unplaced genomic scaffold, ASM2061545v1 scaf1138, whole genome shotgun sequence genome includes a region encoding these proteins:
- the LOC121585163 gene encoding forkhead box protein J1-A has translation MLSLSCADPWPEGSVGLEEEVVTAAAHSEELDLEDSSASAGCSSTGGSVNLDDSLTSLQWLQEFSILNANGTQQAPLSTHHQPHFFGHQQLGSEAPASPLAGDPASIGMPLTPGKPTAAAYCRVQSLSALPGLVAHGHCPDEVDYKTNPHIKPPYSYATLICMAMQASKKTKITLSCIYKWITDNFCYFRHADPTWQNSIRHNLSLNKCFIKVPRQKDEPGKGGFWKIDPQYAERLLNGAYKKRRMPPVQINPALQNRLRANPQPLPRGLCNPTGSQSGLCVNPEAQQLLREFEEATGADQNWDPCLAEGTMLGAWPMGKGGPGHKRKHQLGSRTAMVKVPRRSSSPLLSVEEHRELGSLKGNFDWDALLDSALSGELSLDVGGPLSPIPQEEDLMVRGTHICPLEAPAGTAESSHVMAETQRSSGADFEETFLATAFLQSPWPEEEEQGSTNFLCSSTVNLEQLFDLGDSLGGDLSSKIECLL, from the exons ATGCTGTCTCTAAGCTGTGCAGACCCCTGGCCCGAGGGCTCGGTGGGGCTGGAGGAGGAAGTGGTGACTGCCGCTGCTCATTCTGAGGAGCTGGACCTGGAAGACAGCTCAGCCTCAGCGGGCTGCAGCAGCACTGGGGGCTCTGTCAACCTGGATGACAGCCTGACCAGCCTGCAGTGGCTGCAGGAGTTCTCTATCCTCAATGCCAATGGGACCCAACAGGCTCCCCTCTCCACCCACCACCAGCCTCACTTCTTTGGCCATCAGCAGCTGGGCTCCGAGGCCCCCGCTTCCCCTCTGGCTGGTGACCCTGCATCCATAGGGATGCCCCTCACCCCAGGCAAGCCCACAGCAGCAGCCTATTGTAGGGTGCAGTCCCTGTCAGCCCTCCCTGGCCTGGTGGCCCATGGCCACTGCCCCGATGAGGTGGACTACAAGACAAACCCTCATATCAAACCACCTTACTCCTACGCCACACTCATCTGTATGGCCATGCAGGCCAGCAAGAAGACCAAGATCACCCTCTCCTGCATCTACAAGTGGATCACTGACAACTTCTGCTACTTCCGCCATGCTGACCCCACCTGGCAG AACTCCATCCGGCACAACCTGTctctgaacaaatgtttcatcAAGGTTCCGCGGCAGAAGGACGAGCCAGGGAAGGGGGGCTTCTGGAAGATCGATCCCCAGTACGCAGAGCGCCTCCTCAACGGGGCCTATAAGAAGAGGCGGATGCCCCCTGTCCAGATCAACCCTGCCCTGCAGAACAGGCTTAGGGCCAACCCCCAGCCCCTGCCCAGGGGCCTCTGTAACCCCACAGGCAGCCAGAGTGGGCTATGTGTCAATCCAGAGGCACAACAGCTCCTCAGAGAGTTTGAAGAGGCCACTGGGGCTGACCAGAACTGGGACCCCTGTCTGGCCGAAGGCACCATGCTGGGGGCCTGGCCCATGGGAAAGGGAGGCCCTGGACACAAGAGGAAACACCAGCTGGGCTCCAGGACTGCCATGGTCAAAGTCCCCCGGCGCTCCAGCTCTCCTTTGCTGTCTGTGGAGGAGCATAGGGAACTGGGCTCCCTGAAGGGGAACTTTGACTGGGACGCCCTCTTGGATTCTGCGCTGAGCGGGGAGCTGAGTCTGGACGTAGGGGGTCCACTGAGCCCCATCCCTCAGGAGGAGGACCTGATGGTGCGGGGGACCCACATCTGCCCCCTGGAGGCCCCCGCggggacagcagagagcagccaCGTGATGGCGGAGACCCAGAGGAGCAGCGGAGCAGACTTTGAGGAGACGTTCCTGGCCACAGCGTTCCTGCAGAGCCCCTGGccagaggaagaggagcagggaTCTACCAACTTCCTGTGCAGCTCCACAGTCAACCTGGAGCAGCTCTTTGACCTGGGAGACTCCCTCGGAGGGGACCTCAGCAGTAAGATAGAGTGTCTTCTCTAA